GACAACCATTCAGAAATGCTCTAACATATTGCCAACTTTGTACTAATGAGCcataaattgttgttgtttactggAGATTTGCATTGTTTAGTACTTAtcaaatgatatgatatatgtctACTGGTGTGAATCTAAGTAAGCAACAATTCTTTTTAGATAAACTGTCATTTTATCGACACTGCACGTCGCAACGACTATACAAGATGGCACCAGATCTTATCATCTGTACTGATGCTCTAAAAGATAGTCAGAAAGGCGTCAATAGTCAGAAACTAAATCAAGGTGATAAAACTGACACATTGGCATCATGTAACCATAACAACGACAATACTAACGACAGCTACAAAACAAAAGCAACTACCGCAATAATATCAACAGCAGTAAATTAGGAGAGTCTTCATTTTACAGTACGATCAAtcttataatttttttctgcatCGTCATGATCGTCGTAAAAGCCCAGGCCTATTTAGTGCGCTctccaaaacaaaatatattatttttcattacgTCATTGGGAAAAATATGCTCTGGCCAGCAAGAACGATTTTTGACATTTCTTTAATCTCCGCACAGTTTATATGGATGAAAGATGTAACCAAACTGAGACATCTCACGGCGGACAAGTACTGTCACAAAAAGACgaatattatcaaaatgatatGGACTGTTGGCTTATACTCGAATCAAGGACTGCTTACGCCAGCCAACGAATAGACATCAATGTAAGTCATTCAACACTAAATATATTACACCAttatattgatggtgcaaatctagagatctgattggtcaggATACGAGCATAACCTCGGTAAAATCGTGATAAAATACAGTTGGCATGTTTCCAAGTGGCCCTGAATGAGAATAGTATACTGCATTTGACTGTCATAATATTTGTTCAGTGTAACGATGGTTCCTCTGTCCCCAGTCTCCGTGAATATGACCAGAACGGCCCTTCAagtatatgttttgttattCACATATTGTAGACTGACCAATTTGTCTTACTTATTCAGTTTGAATGGGTAAATCTTGAAGATTACAATGATACCTGCATTGACTACCTAGAAATATATGACGGCACAGTTGACGACGATATGCCAAATAAAGACCCTATGGACACAATATGTGGTAACCAAACATCACCATTCAGTGGTCCAATTTCAAGAGAAATGTCAGTTACACTGAGATTGTATACAAACTCTGAAAACGTTGGTAGAGGATTCGACTTAATATTTACTTCGTATCATACAGGTAAGCATGATGAACAtctgataaataaaatatgatagGCTTGGTGGTTTTACGACAATGGTAGGggatgatatgatatatgaagTGTCTACTTTTCGGAGTAGTGTGTAAAGGACGATACGTTACATGGAATCTATTGAAAATGATTGAAAACCAACCAAATGAAACCAGAGCAAACGAAATATGCGTGAGTACATGAAAATACCATGAACACATGAATAACTGCTTGTATCTATAGgtctacatgtaaatacagacGGGTCTGTACACAGTGTAGACTAAACTAT
The Glandiceps talaboti chromosome 6, keGlaTala1.1, whole genome shotgun sequence genome window above contains:
- the LOC144437021 gene encoding enteropeptidase-like gives rise to the protein MAPDLIICTDALKDSQKGVNSQKLNQVYMDERCNQTETSHGGQVLSQKDEYYQNDMDCWLILESRTAYASQRIDINFEWVNLEDYNDTCIDYLEIYDGTVDDDMPNKDPMDTICGNQTSPFSGPISREMSVTLRLYTNSENVGRGFDLIFTSYHTDTCLGDDVFFCENRRCIDISLECDGFNNCGDNSDELNCDQPSSKLL